Proteins found in one Brachypodium distachyon strain Bd21 chromosome 5, Brachypodium_distachyon_v3.0, whole genome shotgun sequence genomic segment:
- the LOC100831698 gene encoding peroxidase 1: MLYRLLFGFALPFVLQSSLVLSNPSGVRVGFYKYTCPNAEVIIRDEMTKIISGVPSLAGPLLRMHFHDCFVNGCDGSILLNSTPGSPSEKESIPNLTLRGFGTIDLVKSKLEQACPGVVSCADILALVARDVVLLTKGPHWDVPTGRRDGMRSAKEDALNNLPPPFFDATQNLNQFFIPKGLDAKDQVVLLGGHTLGTSHCSSFSDRLYNFSGTHMADPMLDKQYTRRLKTKCKPNDTTTLVEMDPGSFRTFDTSYYRVIAKGRALFTSDETLMLDPFTRDYVLRQAGVAGYPAEFFADFAASMVKMGNMQVLTGAQGEIRKHCAFVNKMHIL; encoded by the exons ATGCTTTACAGACTCCTCTTTGGATTTGCACTTCCTTTTGTCCTACAATCCTCCTTAGTGTTGAGCAATCCATCAGGGGTGAGGGTTGGCTTTTACAAATACACATGTCCGAATGCAGAGGTCATTATACGTGATGAGATGACCAAGATCATCTCTGGTGTCCCAAGCCTTGCTGGCCCACTGCTTCGCATGCACTTCCATGACTGCTTTGTGAAT GGTTGTGATGGTTCTATTCTGCTGAATAGCACACCAGGATCACCATCTGAAAAGGAATCAATACCGAACCTCACCCTCCGGGGCTTTGGTACAATTGACCTTGTCAAGTCTAAGCTAGAGCAAGCCTGCCCTGGGGTGGTCTCCTGCGCTGATATCCTAGCTCTTGTAGCAAGGGATGTTGTACTACTG ACCAAAGGGCCTCATTGGGATGTTCCAACTGGGCGGAGAGACGGAATGAGATCGGCGAAGGAAGATGCTTTGAACAATCTGCCTCCACCCTTTTTTGATGCCACTCAAAACCTGAATCAGTTCTTCATTCCTAAGGGCCTTGATGCAAAGGATCAGGTGGTTCTGCTAG GGGGGCACACCCTTGGGACCTCCCACTGCTCTTCGTTCTCGGACCGGCTGTACAACTTCAGCGGCACGCACATGGCCGACCCAATGCTGGACAAGCAGTACACCCGGCGCCTGAAAACCAAGTGCAAGCCCAACGACACGACGACGCTGGTGGAGATGGACCCTGGGAGCTTCAGGACGTTTGACACGAGCTACTACCGTGTCATTGCCAAGGGCAGGGCGCTCTTCACCTCTGACGAGACGCTCATGCTCGACCCTTTCACCAGGGACTACGTGCTGCGGCAGGCGGGCGTCGCCGGCTACCCAGCTGAGTTCTTCGCAGACTTCGCGGCGTCCATGGTGAAGATGGGGAACATGCAGGTGCTCACCGGCGCACAGGGGGAGATCAGGAAGCACTGCGCCTTTGTGAATAAGATGCACATATTATAG
- the LOC100838955 gene encoding NDR1/HIN1-like protein 10 has product MGAHTETSQARTGIVTMPPASSTGFTATVGRIRTLPAERPHLRRCTKLLCSAVLVVLLLAAVLLFVAYLAVRPHRPRFHVVAFSASGIQQAAGGDGAGMVLLSGQFSVRNPNHDVGFFYDRLYLSVHYGNVDVVKDQDITGRPMYQPPKTTTPVTFEGVTVPASSATASMARDAGAERGSVAFTVKVRSRIRVRVAFWGSHWHPLHVGCDIAVGPDGQLLPESRQKRCAINFL; this is encoded by the coding sequence ATGGGCGCGCACACAGAGACCAGCCAAGCGCGCACCGGCATCGTCACCAtgccgccggcgtcgtccACAGGTTTCACCGCCACGGTGGGCCGCATCCGAACTCTCCCGGCGGAGCGGCCGCACCTGAGGCGCTGCACCAAGCTGCTCTGCTCGGCGGTCCTcgtcgtgctcctcctcgcagcCGTGCTCCTCTTCGTCGCCTACCTCGCCGTGCGCCCGCACAGGCCGCGGTTCCACGTGGTGGccttctccgcctccggcaTCCAGCAGGCGGCAGGCGGGGACGGAGCCGGCATGGTCCTCCTCTCCGGGCAGTTCTCGGTCCGCAACCCGAACCACGACGTCGGCTTCTTCTACGACCGGCTCTACCTCTCCGTGCACTACGGCAACGTCGACGTCGTCAAGGACCAGGACATCACCGGCAGGCCGATGTACCAGCCGCCCAAGACCACGACGCCGGTCACATTTGAGGGTGTCACTGTGCCTGCAAGCTCTGCCACGGCGAGCATGGCAAGGGACGCTGGAGCGGAGAGAGGCTCCGTGGCGTTCACGGTGAAGGTCCGGTCAAGGATACGGGTGAGGGTGGCCTTCTGGGGCTCTCACTGGCACCCGCTCCATGTCGGCTGTGACATTGCTGTTGGCCCTGACGGGCAGCTGCTGCCTGAGAGCCGGCAGAAGCGTTGCGCCATAAACTTCCTCTAG
- the LOC104585437 gene encoding zinc finger BED domain-containing protein RICESLEEPER 2 encodes MERGMIHQVAEYPDEHEEDDSMKVEVAYDGLHSAFRYKHKKRSKVWEEYKPIFLNGKVQFAECLYCHGRLSCKDSNGTSHLWRHQKICPGKLDVAQKRQKDSYFPCVLVNEHRPFSSNEPVIPVNEIISETLDDISSAVPSRFKSKVWKEFTPIYVEGKLQAADCIHCHKRLSANKFGGRSHLSRHLITCPGRRGSGQNHQNGLFYPSSAPSLKSRVHDELSPALTNGKVQIAEYSNKLLRTSSSVDINPAFRPIQVVPAQQSPQTSDGTSMKKQRTSFMNTSTDIGSMKFGQETSYQELARMIILHGHPFSIVEHDEMRRVIKNLSPMVDAVSRNDMEKHCVALFQKEKVKHKDRMALSSRRISLSASIWTPDGPEPAVKYLCLTAHFIGEDWKVHRITIKFGLFWSSPVDVERIIHCKEATVPESESGSYNIILDAVRDWNLDKKILSLTSVGDVRKDTNTVKLKEMLIEKKCLPIRGRLYNIACVDDIINSVVSKGKADIVRLVGDIVMDFFVAHASSPLAQQQLLEVISQMGMKCPQEDAKWWHKIFFRLEVLLHFKKLFPSEEVLAPEDMNVTESICKILRTFYRAIETISCSSSVTANIYFNEVWKVRTVLQEEASSNNVEISTLVMEMQEVFNEYWQNSYLWLSIPVVLDPRFKISFIEFRLKRAFGANSVSYLSEIRETVQELFSEYCNPADRPDGDISNSAALAVVDSDSLEDWDQHLNEQASCQISTELEDYLEDGLVPRKDDFDILNWWMNHTTKYPTLAAIAQDVLAMPASAVQSEAALSSSGPVIPKHHSSLSIKTIEALVCARDWMR; translated from the exons ATGGAGCGTGGTATGATCCATCAAGTTGCAGAGTATCCTGATGAGCATGAGGAGGATGACAGCATGAAGGTGGAGGTAGCATATGATGGACTTCACAGCGCCTTCAGGTACAAGCACAAGAAGAGGTCCAAGGTCTGGGAGGAATACAAGCCCATTTTTCTGAACGGAAAGGTTCAGTTTGCAGAGTGCCTCTACTGCCACGGTCGCCTCAGTTGCAAAGATTCCAATGGAACAAGCCATCTGTGGCGGCACCAGAAAATCTGCCCTGGCAAATTAGATGTGGCGCAGAAGCGACAGAAGGATTCATACTTTCCATGTg TTTTGGTGAACGAACATCGCCCATTTTCATCGAATGAGCCGGTGATTCCGGTCAATGAGATTATTTCTGAAACGCTTGACGACATAAGCTCAGCAGTTCCCAGCAGATTCAAATCGAAGGTGTGGAAGGAGTTTACGCCCATCTATGTTGAGGGGAAACTCCAGGCTGCGGATTGTATTCATTGCCACAAACGCCTCAGTGCAAATAAATTTGGAGGGAGAAGCCATCTGAGTCGACATCTTATAACCTGTCCTGGACGGCGTGGGAGTGGCCAGAATCATCAGAATGGTTTGTTTTACCCTTCGAGTGCACCTAGTTTAAAGTCCAGGGTGCATGATGAGCTCTCTCCTGCCTTGACAAATGGGAAGGTTCAGATCGCAGAATACTCTAACAAGCTCCTTAGGACTAGTAGTTCTGTTGACATCAACCCTGCATTCCGACCCATTCAAGTGGTGCCAGCACAGCAATCCCCGCAAACATCAGATGGCACAAGCATGAAGAAACAGAGGACCTCATTTATGAACACTTCCACTGATATAGGCTCCATGAAGTTTGGGCAGGAAACATCTTATCAAGAGCTAGCCAGAATGATAATTTTGCATGGTCATCCTTTTTCAATTGTGGAGCATGATGAAATGAGAAGAGTAATAAAGAATCTCAGCCCTATGGTTGATGCAGTCTCTCGTAATGACATGGAAAAACATTGTGTTGCTCTATTTCAGAAGGAAAAGGTAAAACATAAAGATAGAATGGCACTTTCCTCCCGGCGCATTTCTCTGTCAGCGAGCATCTGGACTCCTGATGGCCCCGAACCAGCAGTAAAATACCTCTGTTTGACAGCACATTTTATTGGTGAAGACTGGAAAGTTCACAGGATAACAATTAAATTTGGCTTGTTTTGGTCCTCACCTGTGGATGTGGAAAGGATAATACACTGCAAGGAAGCTACTGTTCCAGAATCTGAAAGTGGATCATATAATATCATATTAGATGCAGTTAGAGATTGGAATCTTGATAAGAAGATTTTGAGCTTGACTTCTGTAGGTGATGTTAGGAAAGATACAAATACTGTGAAGCTAAAGGAAATGCTCATAGAGAAGAAGTGCCTTCCTATCAGAGGTAGGCTATACAACATTGCTTGTGTGGATGACATCATAAATAGTGTTGTTTCCAAAGGGAAAGCAGATATTGTTCGCCTTGTTGGTGACATTGTGATGGATTTTTTTGTGGCACATGCATCTTCACCATTGGCCCAACAACAGCTTCTGGAAGTCATTTCACAGATGGGTATGAAGTGTCCACAAGAGGATGCTAAGTGGTGGCACAAAATTTTTTTTAGGCTTGAAGTTCTTTTGCATTTCAAGAAGCTATTTCCTTCTGAAGAAGTGCTGGCTCCAGAAGATATGAATGTTACTGAGTCTATTTGCAAGATTTTAAGGACGTTTTATCGTGCCATTGAAACAATTTCTTGCTCTAGCTCCGTCACAGCAAATATATACTTCAATGAGGTCTGGAAAGTAAGGACAGTTTTGCAAGAAGAAGCATCAAGTAATAATGTAGAAATCTCTACATTGGTTATGGAGATGCAGGAAGTGTTCAACGAGTATTGGCAAAATTCATACTTGTGGTTATCAATACCTGTTGTTCTAGATCCAAGATTCAAAATCAGCTTCATTGAATTTCGTCTGAAACGAGCTTTTGGCGCAAATTCAGTGAGTTACTTATCTGAAATCCGTGAGACAGTCCAGGAACTTTTCAGTGAATACTGCAACCCTGCGGATCGGCCAGACGGTGATATTTCAAATAGTGCAGCTTTGGCCGTCGTTGATAGTGATTCTTTAGAAGATTGGGATCAGCATCTCAATGAACAAGCAAGTTGTCAGATATCTACAGAACTTGAGGACTACCTTGAAGATGGTCTAGTTCCAAGAAAGGATGACTTTGACATTTTAAACTGGTGGATGAACCATACTACCAAGTACCCAACGTTGGCAGCCATTGCACAGGATGTCCTAGCCATGCCAGCGTCTGCTGTTCAATCTGAAGCAGCATTAAGTAGCAGCGGACCGGTAATTCCAAAGCACCACAGTTCACTGAGCATCAAGACCATTGAAGCACTTGTTTGTGCCCGAGATTGGATGCGGTAA